Within Enterobacter sp. RHBSTW-00175, the genomic segment TGAATTTCAAAACATTAAAAAATCAATCTCTCTGTGCGCTCTTCATTTCTCTGGCACTTCAGGCGGGCCCCGCCTTTGCAAAGGACTTCTCAGAGGATCGGTTCGCCTCCCAACCGCTGGGGCACGGCGTTTACGAGCTGGCTTATGATGCTGGTCAAAAAGCAGTTTATGCCGCGTCCGCCCCCTCTTTCGATAAGGACAAAACGACCGGGGACGTTTTTCAGCTCGCCGCTGACTCCCTGAAAATGAACACGCGGATCGCCACCCAGCGCCGCCCTTTTGCCGTCTCACTGGATGAGCAAAATTATATTCTCTGGTTGGGTAATGCGCTGGATGGCTCCGTTTCCCTGCTGGACACCCGCACCCACAAAGAACTGAAAACCCTCCAGCTCGCCGATTCAGAGAATCAGGCCCATGTCCGTGAAGTGGTTCTCGACAAGAAACATCAGCGGCTCTACGTCTCTGGTATTGGCAGTGAAGGCAAAGGCACGCTGTGGGTTGTCGACACGCAAAACCAGAAGCTTGCGCATACCCTGAAAGGGATGGATCCGGTCGGCTTTGCCGTTGATGAGGCAGGCAACAAGGTTTACGCCGTGACCGGAAAAGGCGAGCTGATCACCCTGGATGGCAAAACCTCTCAGGCAATCTCCCGCGTGAAGGTCGATCCGTCTGAGCCTAACCATTACTTCCTCAACATCGCGCTGAACGCCGCCAAAGGGGTGGGTTTTATCACCGATAGCAACACCAGGGACGTATTGGTTGTTCAGCTCGATTCCGGCAAGATCCTTCACCGGGTTCCAACGCCGAACTCCATTGCCGCCGTCTACAACCCGGCGCGCAACGAAGTGTACGTCACCCACCGCAATGCACGTCAGATTAGCGTTATCGATACCGACACCTACAGCCTGAAACACACCGTCAAAACGGCCGCCATGCCAAACAGCATGGCGCTTTCTCCTGACGGCAAAACGCTGTTTGTCAGCGTAAAGCAGGATGAAAAAGCCACCCAGGCTGACTATGTGCTCAAACTCGATTTAACCCAATTCTGAGGATTGCTTTGTGATTAACCAGACACGTACGGCGCTGGCGATTTCGCTCGCCCTCGCCAGCCTTCCTGCGGCCGTTTTCGCCGAGGAGACAACACCCGCTAATGAAGATCAGATTGTGGTCACCGCCACCGGTTTCGCTCAGGAGCGCCGCGAAGCACCGGCGACCATCTCCGTTGTCGGCGAGAAAGAGCTGAACACCCGTTCGAACCAGAATGTGACTGAAGCGTTGCGTGAGATGCCCGGTGTATTAGTGGGGAACGGTAACGGGAGCCTTGCCACCGGTGATGTGCAGATGCGCGGCATGGACTCCACGTATACCTCCTATATGGTCAACGGCATCAAACAAGGAACCCGCGAGTCCCGCCCTTACGGCCACCATATCGGTACCGAAGCAGCATTCCTGCCACCGCTTGCGGCTATCGAACGCATAGAGGTGATCCGTGGGCCGATGTCCTCCCTGTATGGTTCAGACTCCATTGGCGGCGTGGTGAACGTCATCACCAAAAAAGGCTACAACCTGGATAAATGGACCGGGGTGCTGGAGGATAACTACTTCCTTCAGGAGAAAAGCGAGTACGGCAACACCAACCAGACCAATGCCTTTTTGATGGGGCCGGTCATTCCTGGTAAACTCGGCGTGAGCGTGGCGGCGGATTATCTTGATCGCCGTGACGATGACAGCCAGAACGATGAGCGCTTCGTTAAGCACCAGGCTGGCAACCTGGACGCCACCATTAATATGGCCCCGACCGACACCCAGCTGTGGGATTTGAACGTCGTCAAAGGGCATCAGGTAAAATCACACAACGATAAAGCCTGGCAATGGGACTTCGACCGAGATGCCGCGTCGTTATCCCAGCACGCGTGGTACGGCGACGACCTGGTGGAAGTAAAGAACTTCATCAGTTACGAGAGCGCCAAAACCGAATACCGCGTCCCGGGTATGAGCTCGCAGTTTATCAAACAGAAAAACTATGAAGCCAATAGCGCAAACACCTTTAATCTCGGCGATCATAAGCTGACGCTTGGGATCAACTTCACCCGCAACGAGCTGGATGATACGTTCGGCATCGCCGACAAAGAGGTTCCGGGGATCACGCCGGTCAGCGAGATCAGCCGCAACGGCTGGGCCGTGTTTGCCGAAGACGCGTGGATGATGGTGCCAGACTTCACTCTGACCACCTCGGCGCGTCTCGATCACGACAGCTACTTTGGTTACCACGTGACGCCTAAGCTCTACGGGAACTGGACCATTGATGAAAGCTGGGCGCTGAAAGGTGGTGTATCGGCGGGGTATAAAAAACCTGACCTGCGTGAGAACAACGAAGGCTTCACCAGCGTCTATGGCTCTTATCCTTACTCGTACATTGGGATCGGTAACGATGACCTGAAGCCAGAGCAAAGCGTTAACACCGAGCTGGGCGTCTACTGGCAGCAGGATACGCTGGCGCTGGATGCCACCGTGTTCTTCACCAAATTTAAAGACAAGATCAGCGACTACACCATCTGTACCGCAACCGCCACGCAGAAGTGTATTTACAACGGTTATGAAGCTGAAGAAGTGTCCCAGTATTTCAACGTCAGCGATGCGGAAATCTATGGTCTGGAGCTGAACGCCGACTGGCAGGTCACGCCTGGGCTGAAGGCTAACGCAAACTATACGTACACCCACAGCGAGCAAAAAAGCGGTCAGTATAAGGGAGAAGCGCTGAACGAATTCCCAGGCAGTATGGCCAACTTGTCACTGACGTGGAATGCGCTCAATGACCTGGAGCTGTGGACCACCAGCAGTTGGCGCAGTAATACGCCAAACACCGGTAAATCAACCTCAACCGAGGCCTATGCGCTGGTCGATTTAGGTGCCCGCTACCATCTCAGTAAGAGCATCACGCTGATGGCCGGGGTTTATAACCTGTTCGACGTGAACCCGATTTACAAAACGTCCTATAACCAGTCTTCCATCCTGGAAGGACGCCGCTACAACATGGGCGCTCGATTCGAGTTCTGATAGTGACGCCGGAGCCTGAGGCTCCGGCAGTTACAGTCCGCGCACAACCAACGCTTCATCAAGTTCGCGATACGCCTCAACCAACTTATCCAGCGTCGCCCTGTTCAACCCACTCGGGTTTGGCAACACCCACATCTGCGTAACGCCGATAGTGATGCGTTGTTTACCCCACTGTGTTCCGCGCTGGCTAAATGCCTGCTCATAAGCCTGCTTACCGAGGATCGCCAGCGCCGCTGGCTGGTAGTCTTCAATCTTTTTAATCAGTTCACGCCCGCCACTGCGCAGTTCGTGCAGATTCACTTCGGTTGCCTGTACCGTTGGCCGCTCGACCAGCATGGTTATCCCGCAACGCGTATCCAGCAGATGCTGTTCCTCTTCAGGCTTCAGCAACCTGTCGGTAAACCCCGCCTGATGAATAACCTTCCAGAAGCGATTGCCCGGGTGGGCAAAGTGAAAACCGGTGTGCGCCGAGGACTTACCGGGGTTAATACCGCAGAACACCACCCGCAGGCCAGGGGCAAGAATATCGTTGATCATATTTACTCCCGATCGATACATCATCGTGGAAGTATAAAGGATTGATTATGCGTTGTTTATAAAAACAGCAGGCAGGTGCGAATGGCTGGATTGCTGCGGGGAGTTACTTTATAATTCACCGCCACGGCCCCTTAGCTCAGTGGTTAGAGCAGGCGACTCATAATCGCTTGGTCGCTGGTTCAAGTCCAGCAGGGGCCACCAAATAAAACAAGGAGTTAGATGAGAAATCGTCTGACTCCTTTTTCGTTTTATACGAATCGGGTCAGGTAATGGGTCAGGTAAGGAATTGCCTCCCTGCCCTCTTCATCCCGCTGCCAGCATCCCCGGATAGTGCTTCGCCACGATATCATTCATCTTTTCTGTCAGATCGCACCGTTTAAAAGTGATGTGTGCGGTTCCCTTTTGGAAGTAACGGATACTGAAAAAATCATCTTCGTAAACATCCTTTGAAGGGTTGTCCCGAATATGCTCCATCAACCGTGTAGTGACATCACCACGGTTGTCGGGTATCGGTTTACCATCGAGCAGAAACAGCATTCTCTCCATGTCCGCTAGTTGATCCCGCCGCCAGCCCCAGTTCAGACTAAATCCCCAGCGATTATGACTTACCAGATTATTGATGATGATCTTCTTACCGAAGCTGCAGGGACTATTGGTTTTGTAATCCCACGACAGCCCTTTGAAGACATTGATAATGCCACGCTCAAATACATCCATTTTGTTCAGATGTAGCTGCTCAAAAGTACTGAGGATATTCACCTCACAGATAGCAGGAAGATCGCCCTCCTCCAGGTTCTTGTGCCACTGGTCGCGAGCCTGCGCATCCATCAAGGCCATCATGCCGGACTTCAGCATCAAATCGCGCCAGATACTGCGGTCAATATTGCGGGTGATGGCAGGCATCGCTTTATCAACCTTCTCAGTCAGCCAGCTATCGTAACGGTGCCCGGCTTTCATCGCCCAGTCTTGCGCTGTACCCCCGCCAATTTCTGAGGTTAACCGTGAAATGGCATCAAGCTGCTGAATGAGTTGTTCTATCTGTTTCAGTGCGGTATCACGGCCAGTGACCACACGTTCAATATTGGTTGAAAGGATAAGTTCGTTGTGATCTGTTAACACGTCGGGTTCTGTTTGCATCGTTAATCGTCCGTAAAAGCAAACACGCCTGCCGAAAGTGGCAGGCGCATTATGCGATGAATAAAAAGGGTGGAAAGCGCAGAGATAAAAATCAGGAATGAGGCTCGAAGAATTTAAGTATTTATTAATCCGGTAGCTCGTCTGGCTCGGAGAATATCGGTAGCGGTCAGGAATGGCGTCTGCTCCTGCCAGGTGAATCCTTTGCGGTCAGTACGCACCAACTCATAACGTTCCACTAAGAAATTCACCGCATCAGCCAATGTTATTCCCGCTTCGATATGCTCCTGGATGGCAGCGTCATCATGGAATGGCGTGTCGTTAAGCGTCAGGCCGTAATGGTGCTCCAGCAGATACGTTAACAATTGCTGCCACACCTGTACGGGCGACAGGCGTGACGAAACCGGCACCGTGGCCGGTACAGATGAAATGTGCATGTGTTGAGTCTCTTAAGAAAAGGAACGGAAGATTTGAAGGTTTACAAAGCTGAGATGATGCTGAAGATCAGTCCTTAACCTGATTTGAGGGATAAATTGCGATATACACATACCCATGACTGCCCAACGTATCGGCTTCACAGGTTAGCCCGTTACGGTACAGCGTGACGCAGTGCGCGCACCGGGGATTCAGCTCACCGGAGAGCAGCATCAATTCCAGATGCGCTACAAAATGCGGAAAGGATTGATCCAGATCTCGGGCCTGCATCTCGCTGAATGTGCCAGTGAATCCTGCCCGCTCTGCCAGAAAATGAAGACGATGACCTTCCTGCACCAGCCGGGCTCCAAAGCACAGTGTGATATCTCTTTTAAGACCCCAGGTCTGGATAGTGTCTTTATTCATCATTTTATTCCTGTTAAAGAAGGCCATGTTCGGCGAAGGAGAATATCTGCCTGCTACCGACAATCAGGTGGTCGGGCACGCGAATTTCCACCAGCATCAGCGCCTGTACCAGTCGCTGAGTGACAGCCTTGTCTGCCTGGCTCGGGACAACCTCCCCGGACGGGTGATTGTGGGCAAATATCACTGCCGCCGCATTAAAGTACAGCGCACGTTTTACCACCTCACGGGGATGGACTTCGGTGTGACTGAGTGTGCCGGTGAACAGCGTTTCGTGGGCAAGCAGCTGGTTCTGGTTGTTGAGATACAGCACGACAAACTCCTCCCGCTCAAGGGTGCCCATCTTCAGCCTAAGCCAGTCGCGGGCAGCCTGTGTGGAGGTGAATGCAACACCTGGTTCGCGCAGATGCTGGTCAAGCAGATTGAGGGCACGTTTGATGGTGCGCAGTGAGGTCAATGGCAGTTCCGGTGTAAACAGAGTGAGTTGTTTTTCCATGGCAGAACTCCTTAATCAAAGGTAGTAAGGATGGCACTGGATTCGGTACGGCAGACGTAATGTCTGTATTCGAGCAGGCAGATGGCAATATGAGTGCAAAATGCATGAGGAAACAGAGTCAATAATGACCCAGTGGTTCATACCCAATCACAGTGTTAAAAATAAAAAATCCCGCAATCCAATGAGGATGCGGGAGGATGCAAGGGGATAATATCTATCTGAAAAAGTTTAGAAAAATGGATTTTTCCCGAGACCTATTATGAAATTTTTTCGATCAGATACTTCTCGGATATGATCGTCTGCTGAGTGCCTGCAGGAATTAAGGTGACATCGAGCCTGCATGTGGACACAGGTGGAGCGGCGAGGTAATGTCTTTAAGGAATCATTTAGCTATTATTTGACAGTATCTTGAGGGACTTAGAGTGCGCGTTAAATCGATTAAGCTTACCAATTTCAAGAAATTCAAAGATGAACATCTTGAGTTCAACGATGACGTAAATATCTTTGTAGGTGATAACAACGCCGGTAAAAGTACGATTCTGGAAGCCTTGGAGATGGTTCTTAATTACAACTATCGTGGCCGTCCCTTCAACACCGAGTTAACACCAGACATTTTTAACAAGGATGCAGTCCAGCAATTCTTGGCTTCTGACAAGTCAGCCAAGCATCTGCCTAGCTTGACGATTGAGGCATTCATCGATGGAGTGCCAGAATATCGAGGGGTGAATAACTTCCTGAAAGCCGATGCGCAGGGGATCTCGGTGCAAGTGCGCTTCGATGCTACGCTTGAGGACGTGTATGTCGACTACCTGAAGACAAACCCTAACATTACGAGTATTCCGATCGAGTTCTACAAGCTGGAGTGGTTGGATTTCGGATGGAACCCCATTAAGGCTGTAGCCAAGAAATTCAGGGCGTTGTACATCGATCCGACCCGCATCCACCCGACTTTGGGTAAAAATCAGTACATCTCGACCATCCTGAACACTGCGTTGAACAAAGAGGAACTGGTTAAGCTGACTCTCAATTATCGCGAGAATCAGCAGGTGTTCAACAACTCGGGTGAGGTCAAGATGGTCAACACTGGCCTAGATACAGACCACTTGATCACGGACAAAAAACTCTCCATTGCCGCGAGTACCTTACCTGCCGGATCTATTCAAACCAGTCTTCAACTTGAGGTGGATGACGTACCTTTCCAGTTCATCGGCAAGGGTGAACAGAGTAATGTGCAGATCAAACTCGCAATTCAGAACAAATCGAAGGATATCGATTTGGTGATGATGGAGGAGCCCGAAAACCACCTTTCGCACACTAACCTTAATAAGCTGGTGCACTACATCGAGAGGCAGCGGGGCACCAAACAGCTCTTCCTTACAACTCACAGCTCGTATGTGCTCAATAAGCTGAGCATTGATAAAATCTGCCTTGTCCAGACGGGATATAAGCGCCTTCATAAGCTTGATCCTGCAGTCGTCAAAACCCTTAAGCGATTGCCGGGCTATGATACCTTGCGTGTGGCATTGTCGCGCAATGTGATCTTGGTAGAGGGACCGTCGGACGAGCTGGTACTCAAGAAGATCTACCTTCGCAAACATGGTCGACTGCCGGAGCAAGATGGAATCGATATCATTGTGGTGCGCGGAGTCGGGTTCGATACTTTCATCTCAGTGGGCATGGAGATTGGTACCAGTATCAACGTGCTCCGGGATAACGATGGAGCCTATGATGAGAACGTCGTGAAGGCCCGTGAGGCCTATGCGGCCTATCCCAATATCAAGCTCATCTCCTCTGAGAATGATGAAGAGTTTTCGCTTGAGCCCGCGATGATTTATGCCAATGCAATCGACCTAAAAACGCTGAATGCTTTCGCTGAGGAGGTGTTATCCAAGCAGACCTACAACCTCTACAAGAAGGTTGCCGACTTGAACAAACGGCGCGAATTTCTTATCGAGTGGTTCCGAAGCGTTAAGGGAAACGGTAAGGGCGCTCGCAAGGTCGATTCGGCTATCAAGCTGTTTGATGGGAATATAGATTTCAAGTACCCGGCCTTCCTCGATGAGGTGTTCAACTTTGGCTAATGAATTCTGGATCGCCGGTGCAGGATCAGGCAAAACCTATAAAATCATCCAGGACGCCATTAAGGTGATAGAGGCAGGTGGCCGTGTATTGGTAGTCACCTACACGACGAACAACCAAGCCGAGATCCGTTCTCGTTTCGTGGAGCTATATGGCAAAAGCAGTGATGATTTTGTCGTCAAAGGCTTGTTTTCCTTTTATCTGGAAGACTTAGTGAGACCCTACCAAAATGTTGTGTTCCCTGAGCGCATTACCACCACAGTGTTCACCGAGCATAACCCTCACCTGATGCCGGGTACGAAGAATTGGTATCCCAATAGGGGAGAGAAAATTGGCGGTACGTTAAACCCACTCCATTATCTGACCTCCTGCAAGACAAAAGCATACACCGGCCTACTAGCTAAGCTGGCTACTAGGATCGCTAGCGCGACAAAGAATGCACCAGCCAAGAGGTTGAAAGATATCTATCATCGGGTCTTTTTCGATGAGGTTCAGGATTTAGTTGGTTGGGATTACGATGTTATCAAAGCGCTAAGTAAGATAATGTCTGACTCAATTTGCTGTGTCGGCGATTTCCGTCAAACTATTTACACGACTACGTTCGGTCAAAAGGCACCGCATACTCCTGCGCAAAAGATCCAATATTTTCAGAAGATAAATTTTGAGCAGCGCTCGCTGCCGAGAAACCGTAGATGTATTCAAAAAATCTGTGATCTGTCCGATACGATTCATCCCGGTCTCTATGAAAAGACACTGTCAGAGGTGGAAAATGTTCCTGATGAGGTGGCCCATCACTACGGTGCCTTCGTCATCAAGTCTTCGCAGGTGAGCGATTATCTCACAACGTTCAAACCTCAGGTTTTGCGATGGTCATCGTCCATGGGTAGAGCCTATTTGCCGCCTGATCTGGGCTGTCACACCTTCGGTTCCAGCAAAGGTCTCGGTTTCGATCGTGTCCTGATTATTTCACCAGAGAAACATCTCAAGTATCTAGGCGGCGACCTCAGGGTGTTCGACAAAGATAAAACGGAGGAGTCTAGAAACAAGCTGTACGTGGCCATTACCCGAGCTCGTTACAGCCTGGCGTTTGTCGTTGAGGAAGAGCATTTTACAAATATAAAGCTGCCGCATTGGATTAGACCTGTGTAAGTCGATGCTAACGTCTAACCATTTAACTTCCGCTTGTCACTCCCAGCAGACCTTACAGCCAGAAGCGGATACATTTACCTGAAGAATGAAACTGACCACTGCGCTCATCGTTCGGAAGTGCCAGGGCTATCGGTGGTGAATCAGCGACAAAAAAAGAAAACCCCCGACCGCCGGAGGCAATCAGGGTTGTTATGGTAGGGAAAGCGCAGCCGTCAGTCGTTAGTGCAGTCCGCTAATGTTGGCAGGACCTTTTGTGCATTCTGCACATCAGGGCTGAACGTCCCCACTTTACGATTATTGATGTAGACCTCAAACTGCCCTGCCTGACGAATATCTTTGATGAATTCATACCAAGCATTGTCACCGTTGCGCCAGCCCAGGAATGAAGGGATAGCATATTGCTGGTGGTTCATCACCACCGTGACATCTTTTCCTTCATCGTGTGAACTGACCATACTGTCGTCAGGTAGCGTGACGATAACCGAGTGCTGATAGATACCATTGTTATCGGGATTACCGGTGCAGTTGAGCGTAAATTCCAGCCCCTTTTCGCTGGTAATGGTGTATTCCGCATTTCCCTGCCCGTATCCCTGCCCCCACAAGTTCGGGATGGCCTGTGCGCTGAATGCCGTCAGTGCGGAGCCCGCCACCAGCAGAATGCGAATATATTGATTGAGTTTCATATTCTTCCTTAATGAAAGTAAACGTGTTTTGTTTGGCTGACTCAGTCGTCGTTGTCCTGATTTGCAGGCAGCAGAAGTCTGCCCATGTCCTTGCCATCATGGGAATAGACGAAATATTTCTCACGGGTATAGCGGTCGGTTTCTTCCCGGTACTTGAGGGTGATGTTGTCAGCAAGGCAGAGAGCATTCATCAGGGGCTGGATGGTTTTCTGCTGCATATCGGCCAGGTAGTAATAACTGCCCCCTTCACAGCCCTTCGGTGACTTTCTGGTTTTTATCACCTTATACAACGGCCTGCCGGTACCCTCCAGCTGTGACCATTCATCCGCAATATCATCCTTGTCAGAAACCACATCGCTGAAGCCGGGTGGAGTCAGGTCCTTAAATTTACGCACCGCATTTAATTCTTCATCGTTGCTACCATTACAGGCCGCCAGCAGCATGGTTGACGAAGCCATGAGTAGGACGGGAATACACTTTATTTTTTTCATCATTTTCTCTTTCCTGAGATTAAGCGAACCACTTTGATAAATACGTAAACACCCACCAGTACCCCGACAGGAATTCCAACGAACGGCGTCAGGGCGACGCTGGCAGCACCAGCAGCTCCGCCAACGGTCAGCAGTCCGGCTAGGGTGGCAACGATTAATGCAATAAGGCTCTCGGATACGCCGGTCTTGTTCAGAATGATGACAACAATGACGATGGCGATTATGGCAATGACAGGCATACTTTTGACCTTCCTGAGTGACAGTAACGGACCTGCCGCTTCACCTTAATCCTGCCCTTCCGGCACAGAACTGAAGGAAAGCAGCGACTGTTGTATAAAACGGAAATGGGGCAATGCCTGGATAAATACCGGGTTCTCCACCAGCCGACATAGGTTTTCGCTGCGTCTGAATGCTTCTGTTGTGGGTTGCACTACATGTATTTCATCCAGTGTAAATACCGCGATATGGCCGTTGTATCCGGCGACCAGATACCAGACATCCTGATACGCAATCAGTCTGCAGGGCTCTGCACGTTCACAGCGTTGCCCCTCGGCAATCAGCGTGACCCGCTGGCGGTCAGTGATGGCTTTTATCAGCCGGTAAAAAGACAGTGAGCCTGCCGGGGTG encodes:
- a CDS encoding YncE family protein, giving the protein MNFKTLKNQSLCALFISLALQAGPAFAKDFSEDRFASQPLGHGVYELAYDAGQKAVYAASAPSFDKDKTTGDVFQLAADSLKMNTRIATQRRPFAVSLDEQNYILWLGNALDGSVSLLDTRTHKELKTLQLADSENQAHVREVVLDKKHQRLYVSGIGSEGKGTLWVVDTQNQKLAHTLKGMDPVGFAVDEAGNKVYAVTGKGELITLDGKTSQAISRVKVDPSEPNHYFLNIALNAAKGVGFITDSNTRDVLVVQLDSGKILHRVPTPNSIAAVYNPARNEVYVTHRNARQISVIDTDTYSLKHTVKTAAMPNSMALSPDGKTLFVSVKQDEKATQADYVLKLDLTQF
- a CDS encoding TonB-dependent receptor domain-containing protein translates to MINQTRTALAISLALASLPAAVFAEETTPANEDQIVVTATGFAQERREAPATISVVGEKELNTRSNQNVTEALREMPGVLVGNGNGSLATGDVQMRGMDSTYTSYMVNGIKQGTRESRPYGHHIGTEAAFLPPLAAIERIEVIRGPMSSLYGSDSIGGVVNVITKKGYNLDKWTGVLEDNYFLQEKSEYGNTNQTNAFLMGPVIPGKLGVSVAADYLDRRDDDSQNDERFVKHQAGNLDATINMAPTDTQLWDLNVVKGHQVKSHNDKAWQWDFDRDAASLSQHAWYGDDLVEVKNFISYESAKTEYRVPGMSSQFIKQKNYEANSANTFNLGDHKLTLGINFTRNELDDTFGIADKEVPGITPVSEISRNGWAVFAEDAWMMVPDFTLTTSARLDHDSYFGYHVTPKLYGNWTIDESWALKGGVSAGYKKPDLRENNEGFTSVYGSYPYSYIGIGNDDLKPEQSVNTELGVYWQQDTLALDATVFFTKFKDKISDYTICTATATQKCIYNGYEAEEVSQYFNVSDAEIYGLELNADWQVTPGLKANANYTYTHSEQKSGQYKGEALNEFPGSMANLSLTWNALNDLELWTTSSWRSNTPNTGKSTSTEAYALVDLGARYHLSKSITLMAGVYNLFDVNPIYKTSYNQSSILEGRRYNMGARFEF
- the mug gene encoding G/U mismatch-specific DNA glycosylase, with the protein product MINDILAPGLRVVFCGINPGKSSAHTGFHFAHPGNRFWKVIHQAGFTDRLLKPEEEQHLLDTRCGITMLVERPTVQATEVNLHELRSGGRELIKKIEDYQPAALAILGKQAYEQAFSQRGTQWGKQRITIGVTQMWVLPNPSGLNRATLDKLVEAYRELDEALVVRGL
- a CDS encoding DUF4942 domain-containing protein, whose product is MQTEPDVLTDHNELILSTNIERVVTGRDTALKQIEQLIQQLDAISRLTSEIGGGTAQDWAMKAGHRYDSWLTEKVDKAMPAITRNIDRSIWRDLMLKSGMMALMDAQARDQWHKNLEEGDLPAICEVNILSTFEQLHLNKMDVFERGIINVFKGLSWDYKTNSPCSFGKKIIINNLVSHNRWGFSLNWGWRRDQLADMERMLFLLDGKPIPDNRGDVTTRLMEHIRDNPSKDVYEDDFFSIRYFQKGTAHITFKRCDLTEKMNDIVAKHYPGMLAAG
- a CDS encoding TA system toxin CbtA family protein, translating into MHISSVPATVPVSSRLSPVQVWQQLLTYLLEHHYGLTLNDTPFHDDAAIQEHIEAGITLADAVNFLVERYELVRTDRKGFTWQEQTPFLTATDILRARRATGLINT
- a CDS encoding type IV toxin-antitoxin system YeeU family antitoxin, giving the protein MNKDTIQTWGLKRDITLCFGARLVQEGHRLHFLAERAGFTGTFSEMQARDLDQSFPHFVAHLELMLLSGELNPRCAHCVTLYRNGLTCEADTLGSHGYVYIAIYPSNQVKD
- the radC gene encoding RadC family protein produces the protein MEKQLTLFTPELPLTSLRTIKRALNLLDQHLREPGVAFTSTQAARDWLRLKMGTLEREEFVVLYLNNQNQLLAHETLFTGTLSHTEVHPREVVKRALYFNAAAVIFAHNHPSGEVVPSQADKAVTQRLVQALMLVEIRVPDHLIVGSRQIFSFAEHGLL
- a CDS encoding ATP-dependent endonuclease; the protein is MRVKSIKLTNFKKFKDEHLEFNDDVNIFVGDNNAGKSTILEALEMVLNYNYRGRPFNTELTPDIFNKDAVQQFLASDKSAKHLPSLTIEAFIDGVPEYRGVNNFLKADAQGISVQVRFDATLEDVYVDYLKTNPNITSIPIEFYKLEWLDFGWNPIKAVAKKFRALYIDPTRIHPTLGKNQYISTILNTALNKEELVKLTLNYRENQQVFNNSGEVKMVNTGLDTDHLITDKKLSIAASTLPAGSIQTSLQLEVDDVPFQFIGKGEQSNVQIKLAIQNKSKDIDLVMMEEPENHLSHTNLNKLVHYIERQRGTKQLFLTTHSSYVLNKLSIDKICLVQTGYKRLHKLDPAVVKTLKRLPGYDTLRVALSRNVILVEGPSDELVLKKIYLRKHGRLPEQDGIDIIVVRGVGFDTFISVGMEIGTSINVLRDNDGAYDENVVKAREAYAAYPNIKLISSENDEEFSLEPAMIYANAIDLKTLNAFAEEVLSKQTYNLYKKVADLNKRREFLIEWFRSVKGNGKGARKVDSAIKLFDGNIDFKYPAFLDEVFNFG
- a CDS encoding UvrD-helicase domain-containing protein → MANEFWIAGAGSGKTYKIIQDAIKVIEAGGRVLVVTYTTNNQAEIRSRFVELYGKSSDDFVVKGLFSFYLEDLVRPYQNVVFPERITTTVFTEHNPHLMPGTKNWYPNRGEKIGGTLNPLHYLTSCKTKAYTGLLAKLATRIASATKNAPAKRLKDIYHRVFFDEVQDLVGWDYDVIKALSKIMSDSICCVGDFRQTIYTTTFGQKAPHTPAQKIQYFQKINFEQRSLPRNRRCIQKICDLSDTIHPGLYEKTLSEVENVPDEVAHHYGAFVIKSSQVSDYLTTFKPQVLRWSSSMGRAYLPPDLGCHTFGSSKGLGFDRVLIISPEKHLKYLGGDLRVFDKDKTEESRNKLYVAITRARYSLAFVVEEEHFTNIKLPHWIRPV
- a CDS encoding YfjS/YafY family lipoprotein, whose product is MMKKIKCIPVLLMASSTMLLAACNGSNDEELNAVRKFKDLTPPGFSDVVSDKDDIADEWSQLEGTGRPLYKVIKTRKSPKGCEGGSYYYLADMQQKTIQPLMNALCLADNITLKYREETDRYTREKYFVYSHDGKDMGRLLLPANQDNDD